From a single Maritimibacter sp. DP1N21-5 genomic region:
- a CDS encoding pyridoxamine 5'-phosphate oxidase family protein, producing the protein MSDLKKAKTNPQEVFWGTVKDTRFGMLSVADNAQHPQPMTHFVDEDARALWFLTSKDTDLARALAGPKQAWFTVTTKGQDVQISVKGLLEQVQDPAKVEELWNPVVGAWFDDKDDPKIALLRLSLDNAAIWASTDSSFVFAWEIAKAHAKDEEPDVGTHTIVTF; encoded by the coding sequence ATGTCAGATCTCAAGAAAGCCAAGACCAACCCGCAGGAGGTCTTCTGGGGCACCGTGAAGGACACCCGCTTCGGGATGCTGTCGGTGGCCGACAATGCCCAGCACCCCCAGCCCATGACGCATTTCGTCGACGAGGACGCCCGGGCGCTTTGGTTCCTCACCTCGAAGGACACCGATCTTGCCCGCGCGCTCGCCGGTCCGAAACAGGCGTGGTTCACGGTCACCACCAAGGGTCAGGACGTGCAGATCAGCGTGAAGGGGCTCCTGGAACAGGTGCAAGACCCGGCCAAGGTCGAAGAGCTCTGGAACCCGGTGGTGGGCGCCTGGTTCGACGACAAGGACGACCCCAAGATCGCGCTCCTGCGCCTGTCGCTCGACAATGCGGCGATCTGGGCCTCGACGGATTCTTCCTTCGTCTTCGCCTGGGAGATCGCCAAGGCGCATGCCAAGGACGAGGAGCCCGACGTCGGCACCCACACAATCGTCACCTTCTGA
- a CDS encoding lipoprotein-releasing ABC transporter permease subunit: protein MAETTAPFSRFEWMIAWRYLRARRAEGGVSTMTWISLIGITLAVAALIITLAVRTGFRAEFVDTILGANAHVTVYTAGEVTASGNLDQTISDFDDWAARIAEVPGVTRAAPLIKGQVMANSRDRNTGVQVFGIRLDDLRSIPRVADPTTAQGSIEEFERGIAIGSGVARDLGLTLGDKIKIISPNGVKTAFGVSPRVNVYDVTFIFSAGRYDIDSTRVYLPFEEAQVFFNKEGVADEIEVMTRDPDRIDDFVLPILQAAGPDAIAWTWQDSAGAFLKALEIEDNVMFVILSVLVLIASMNIVSGLIMLVKNKGRDIGILRTMGLTEGSVLRVFFLCGSLTGIVGTIAGVIVGVLFAIYIDPIFALVDYVSGGGVWDPSVRGIYALPAKLELPDVLSAVAMSLGLSFIVTIFPARRAARMNPVEALRYE from the coding sequence GTGGCCGAAACGACCGCCCCCTTTTCCCGCTTCGAATGGATGATCGCCTGGCGCTACCTGCGGGCCCGGCGGGCCGAGGGCGGCGTGTCCACGATGACGTGGATTTCGCTGATCGGGATCACGCTGGCCGTCGCCGCGCTGATCATCACGCTCGCAGTCCGCACCGGCTTCCGGGCGGAGTTCGTCGATACGATCCTTGGCGCCAATGCCCATGTCACCGTCTACACGGCGGGCGAGGTGACGGCGTCGGGCAATCTCGACCAGACGATCAGCGACTTCGACGACTGGGCCGCGCGCATCGCCGAGGTGCCCGGCGTCACCCGTGCCGCGCCGCTCATCAAGGGCCAGGTCATGGCCAACAGCCGCGACCGCAACACCGGCGTGCAGGTCTTCGGCATCCGTCTGGACGACCTCAGGTCGATCCCTCGCGTGGCCGATCCGACCACGGCGCAGGGCAGCATCGAGGAGTTCGAGCGTGGCATCGCCATCGGATCGGGCGTGGCGCGCGACCTTGGCCTGACGCTTGGCGACAAGATCAAGATCATCTCGCCAAACGGCGTGAAGACGGCCTTCGGGGTCAGCCCGCGCGTGAACGTCTATGACGTGACCTTCATCTTCTCGGCAGGCCGCTACGACATCGACTCGACGCGGGTCTACCTGCCTTTCGAAGAGGCTCAGGTCTTCTTCAACAAGGAGGGCGTGGCCGACGAGATCGAGGTCATGACCCGCGACCCCGACCGGATCGACGACTTCGTCCTTCCGATTCTTCAGGCCGCCGGGCCGGATGCCATCGCCTGGACCTGGCAGGACAGCGCTGGGGCCTTCCTCAAGGCGCTGGAGATCGAGGACAACGTGATGTTCGTGATCCTCTCGGTCCTCGTGCTTATCGCCTCCATGAACATCGTCTCGGGCCTGATCATGTTGGTCAAGAACAAGGGCCGCGACATTGGTATCCTGCGCACCATGGGGCTGACCGAAGGGTCAGTGCTCCGGGTCTTCTTCCTCTGCGGTTCGCTCACCGGGATCGTCGGCACCATTGCGGGCGTCATCGTCGGAGTGCTTTTTGCCATCTACATCGACCCGATCTTCGCCCTCGTCGATTATGTCTCGGGCGGCGGGGTCTGGGACCCATCGGTGCGCGGGATTTACGCTTTGCCCGCGAAACTGGAGCTGCCCGACGTGCTGTCGGCCGTGGCCATGTCGCTGGGCCTGTCCTTCATCGTGACCATTTTCCCGGCGCGGCGCGCGGCGCGGATGAACCCGGTGGAGGCGCTGCGTTATGAGTGA
- a CDS encoding HWE histidine kinase domain-containing protein yields the protein MALTTPAPQPGDPIDLTNCDREPIHILGRVQSYGALVALSADWIVQHASENLPEILGVDVEDALGQPLSELVVSDAFARIRGGLRTSDLREQAVRLFGVMLRDNGKLCDLSMHQSGRYLILEFEPKSGVRGTDVMSEVYPHIRRIDTRHDIQRLARDAARGLRAISGFDSVMVYEFQPDHSGKVIAEDRADGEKRYLGLNFPASDIPVQARALYKRSLLRLIADIDDDGARILPGVDADGTPLDLSLAVTRAVSPIHIEYLKNMGIGASMSVSIMKDGELWGLFACHHDSPYYIDYERRTAVEMFGHLFSFELGQFESRERQQAQEDTSRLQTLIMAQMADGQPLTESLLSLSDDIERVIPHDGLVLFQNDEFHSTGSTPTKDEFRFVARMLDRSAGTGVFAAEQLSRHVPDAADYAQRCAGILAIPISKRPRDYLVLCRRPVTDSVHWAGDPNKAVTVGPNGTRLTPRKSFELWKETVEGKSAPWSAHSKHAAEHIRVVLLEIFLKVTDATAEERRRAQEQQQLLISELNHRVRNILNLMQGLVSQSKEGAKTVKDFTERLDGRIHSLARAHDQLTRERWEPAPIHDLIRTEFEAYANLKSERVLIDGTDAAITPAAYTTMALVLHEMATNSIKYGALCDSTGKVIVTLREDAAGGLTLDWVERGGPPVSPPKRRGFGSTIVERSVPHELRGDARIDYKLTGVEAHFRIPPAHISRFVDPAEADTAPSAVDRNANVAFRLSGKGLIVEDTLIIAMDAQGIFEDFGAETVRIASSVSQALDMIESERFSFALLDVNLGDEQSVAVAERLVELDTPFILSTGYGETDDIRAIYPPCPVVQKPFSNDSLRSALQQVLPHGAGE from the coding sequence ATGGCTTTGACGACTCCTGCTCCACAGCCCGGCGATCCCATCGATCTGACCAATTGCGACCGCGAGCCGATCCATATTCTGGGTCGGGTGCAATCCTATGGCGCTCTCGTCGCGCTTTCGGCGGACTGGATCGTTCAGCACGCGTCCGAGAACCTGCCCGAAATCCTCGGCGTGGACGTCGAAGACGCCCTGGGACAGCCGCTCTCGGAACTCGTCGTATCCGACGCTTTCGCGCGGATCCGGGGCGGCCTGCGGACCTCGGACCTGCGGGAGCAGGCGGTGCGGCTTTTTGGCGTCATGCTGCGCGACAACGGCAAGCTCTGCGACCTGTCGATGCACCAGTCGGGGCGTTACCTGATCCTTGAGTTCGAACCGAAATCGGGCGTTCGGGGCACAGACGTCATGAGCGAGGTCTATCCCCATATCCGCCGGATCGACACCAGGCACGACATTCAGCGGCTGGCGCGGGACGCGGCGCGCGGCCTTCGGGCGATTTCCGGGTTCGACAGCGTGATGGTCTACGAGTTCCAGCCGGACCACTCCGGCAAGGTCATTGCCGAGGACCGGGCCGACGGGGAGAAGCGCTATCTCGGCCTCAACTTCCCCGCCTCCGACATCCCGGTTCAGGCGCGCGCCCTCTACAAGCGCAGCCTCCTTCGGCTGATCGCGGACATCGACGACGACGGGGCACGGATCCTGCCCGGCGTGGATGCAGACGGAACGCCTCTGGACCTCTCGCTCGCGGTGACGCGAGCGGTGTCGCCGATCCATATCGAGTATCTCAAGAACATGGGCATCGGCGCGTCGATGTCGGTGTCGATCATGAAGGATGGCGAACTTTGGGGACTGTTCGCCTGTCACCACGATTCCCCTTATTACATCGACTACGAGCGGCGCACGGCGGTCGAGATGTTCGGGCATCTCTTTTCCTTCGAGCTTGGCCAGTTCGAAAGCCGCGAACGCCAGCAGGCACAGGAGGACACAAGCCGCCTTCAGACCCTGATCATGGCGCAAATGGCGGATGGACAGCCCTTGACGGAAAGTCTTCTGTCGTTGTCGGACGATATCGAACGGGTCATCCCGCACGACGGGCTGGTGCTTTTCCAAAACGACGAGTTTCATTCGACCGGCTCCACGCCCACCAAAGACGAATTCCGCTTTGTCGCCCGGATGCTCGACCGCTCGGCGGGAACGGGCGTCTTCGCGGCAGAACAACTGTCGCGACATGTGCCCGACGCGGCCGACTATGCGCAGCGCTGCGCCGGGATCCTCGCCATCCCGATCTCGAAGCGTCCTCGCGATTACCTCGTCCTGTGTCGTCGGCCTGTGACCGACAGCGTGCATTGGGCCGGGGATCCGAACAAGGCGGTGACGGTGGGCCCGAACGGGACCCGCCTGACCCCGCGCAAGAGCTTCGAGCTGTGGAAAGAGACCGTCGAAGGCAAATCGGCGCCCTGGTCCGCGCATTCCAAACATGCTGCCGAACATATCCGCGTGGTGCTTCTGGAGATCTTTCTCAAAGTCACGGACGCCACCGCCGAGGAACGCCGCCGCGCGCAGGAACAGCAACAGCTTCTGATCTCGGAACTGAACCACCGGGTGCGCAACATCCTCAACCTCATGCAGGGGCTCGTGTCGCAGTCGAAGGAAGGCGCGAAGACGGTGAAGGATTTCACCGAACGGCTGGACGGGCGGATCCATTCGCTCGCCCGGGCGCATGACCAGCTGACCCGCGAACGCTGGGAACCGGCTCCGATCCACGACCTGATCCGCACCGAGTTCGAGGCCTATGCCAACTTGAAATCCGAGCGGGTCCTGATCGACGGTACCGATGCTGCGATCACGCCGGCGGCCTATACGACCATGGCGCTTGTCTTGCACGAGATGGCGACCAACTCGATCAAATACGGCGCACTCTGCGACAGCACGGGCAAGGTGATCGTGACCCTGCGCGAAGATGCCGCCGGGGGGCTCACGCTTGACTGGGTCGAACGCGGAGGACCGCCCGTGAGCCCGCCCAAACGGCGCGGCTTCGGATCGACCATCGTCGAGCGGTCGGTGCCGCACGAACTTCGCGGCGACGCCCGGATCGACTACAAGCTCACAGGAGTGGAGGCGCATTTCCGCATTCCTCCTGCCCATATCTCGCGTTTTGTCGACCCGGCCGAGGCGGACACCGCCCCCTCGGCGGTCGACCGAAACGCAAACGTCGCGTTCCGGCTGTCGGGGAAAGGGCTGATCGTCGAGGATACGCTGATCATCGCGATGGATGCCCAAGGTATTTTCGAGGATTTCGGAGCAGAGACTGTTCGTATCGCTTCATCTGTCTCTCAGGCACTCGACATGATCGAATCCGAGCGCTTCTCTTTCGCTCTGCTCGACGTGAACCTCGGCGACGAGCAGAGTGTCGCGGTGGCGGAACGGTTGGTCGAGCTTGATACTCCTTTCATCTTGTCAACGGGCTATGGCGAAACCGACGACATCCGCGCGATCTACCCTCCCTGTCCCGTGGTGCAGAAGCCTTTCTCGAACGACAGTCTGCGCAGTGCGTTGCAACAGGTTCTTCCCCACGGCGCGGGTGAATGA
- a CDS encoding ABC transporter ATP-binding protein: MSEALKLEKIEKGYNLGEPGEVSVLKGANIAIERGEVVALVAPSGAGKSTLLHIAGLLDTPSAGTVTIGGEDVTRLSDRRRTALRRSKIGFIYQFHHLLPEFSALENIVLPQLANGAGQGAARARAKELLARVGVDHRSDHRPAELSGGEQQRVAFCRALANAPEVLLADEPTGNLDPETSDRVFGALMELVRDTGLSALIATHNIELAHRMDRVVRLDAGVIAPFA, encoded by the coding sequence ATGAGTGAGGCCCTGAAGCTCGAAAAGATCGAAAAAGGCTACAATTTGGGCGAACCTGGTGAGGTTTCGGTCCTGAAAGGTGCGAATATTGCAATTGAGCGCGGCGAAGTGGTCGCCCTTGTGGCGCCCTCAGGGGCTGGCAAATCGACGCTCTTGCACATCGCGGGGCTGCTCGACACGCCGAGCGCCGGCACCGTCACCATCGGGGGCGAGGACGTGACCCGGCTGTCCGACCGACGCCGCACGGCGCTGCGCCGCTCGAAGATCGGGTTCATCTACCAGTTTCACCATCTGCTGCCGGAATTCTCGGCGCTCGAGAATATTGTCTTGCCGCAGCTCGCCAACGGCGCGGGGCAGGGCGCAGCCCGGGCGCGAGCCAAGGAACTGCTCGCCCGCGTCGGGGTCGATCATCGGTCCGACCACCGCCCGGCCGAGTTGTCCGGGGGTGAACAACAGCGCGTGGCCTTCTGCCGGGCGCTCGCCAATGCGCCCGAGGTCCTGCTCGCGGACGAGCCCACGGGGAACCTCGATCCCGAGACCTCGGACCGGGTGTTCGGTGCCCTCATGGAGCTTGTGCGCGACACCGGTCTCTCGGCCCTCATCGCCACACACAACATCGAGCTTGCCCACCGGATGGACCGGGTCGTCCGGCTTGACGCAGGCGTGATCGCCCCCTTCGCCTGA
- a CDS encoding L,D-transpeptidase — MLLNLFRGSAACLGVALGFLTAPALADEVFSSSSARNMVVVRVDVSEQKLTVIQNGVRLYDWPVSTARTGKWTPRGTFQPQWFSPDHRSSKYNNAPMPWSVFYSGDYAIHGTDAVGRLGTPASAGCVRLSPENAKTLYSLIFETGKKDTFIVVQD, encoded by the coding sequence ATGTTGTTGAATTTGTTTCGTGGCTCCGCCGCCTGCCTCGGCGTGGCCCTTGGTTTCCTGACCGCGCCCGCATTGGCCGACGAGGTCTTTTCAAGCTCCAGCGCAAGGAACATGGTCGTCGTCCGAGTCGACGTGTCCGAGCAGAAGCTGACGGTCATCCAGAACGGTGTCCGGCTTTACGACTGGCCGGTTTCGACCGCCCGGACCGGCAAATGGACCCCGCGCGGCACCTTCCAGCCGCAGTGGTTTTCGCCAGATCATCGGTCGTCGAAATACAACAACGCTCCGATGCCGTGGTCGGTCTTCTATTCGGGCGATTACGCGATCCACGGGACCGATGCGGTCGGGCGTCTGGGAACGCCCGCCTCCGCCGGCTGCGTGCGGCTTTCGCCCGAGAACGCCAAGACGCTCTATTCCCTGATCTTCGAGACGGGGAAGAAAGACACCTTCATCGTCGTTCAGGACTGA
- a CDS encoding exopolysaccharide biosynthesis protein, producing the protein MRLRRGNRRAILAVQPAMDGTGITDDGPGAEPGPTQSALRPESVCGILGRARKALHDGDVKLGEVVAALGRASFAPLIMFPALVIVTPASGIPLLSSICGLTIALVAMQMLVQRDHIWLPGWLMRRAVSREKLEKTLDWLDPVAAWMDRITKERLTPLVNPPFLYLLQVLCVMGGAVMPLMEFVPFTSSMVGMMIAFLSVAMVTRDGLLVLLGFLSLGSLFYLVNMVIT; encoded by the coding sequence ATGCGACTGAGGCGCGGGAACCGCCGTGCCATCTTGGCGGTTCAACCTGCGATGGACGGAACAGGCATCACCGATGACGGTCCGGGCGCAGAGCCGGGTCCGACCCAGAGCGCTTTGCGCCCTGAAAGCGTCTGCGGCATCCTTGGCCGGGCACGCAAGGCCCTTCATGACGGCGACGTGAAGCTGGGCGAAGTGGTCGCGGCCCTTGGCCGGGCGAGCTTCGCACCGCTCATCATGTTTCCCGCGCTCGTCATCGTGACCCCGGCAAGTGGCATTCCGCTCCTGTCGTCGATCTGCGGATTGACCATCGCGCTCGTCGCCATGCAGATGCTGGTTCAGCGAGATCACATCTGGTTGCCGGGCTGGCTCATGCGCCGCGCGGTGTCGCGCGAGAAACTGGAGAAAACGCTCGACTGGCTCGATCCCGTGGCGGCATGGATGGACCGGATCACCAAGGAACGACTGACGCCACTGGTCAATCCACCGTTCCTCTACCTCCTGCAGGTCCTCTGCGTGATGGGCGGCGCGGTCATGCCGCTCATGGAGTTCGTGCCCTTCACCTCGTCCATGGTGGGCATGATGATCGCCTTTCTCTCGGTCGCGATGGTCACCCGCGACGGCTTGTTGGTGCTCTTGGGCTTCCTGTCGCTCGGTAGCCTCTTCTACCTCGTCAATATGGTGATCACCTGA
- a CDS encoding HXXEE domain-containing protein produces the protein MARRGEREVDAEGWGIPAVLTTGAFVIHNVEELTGLPAWLARLPLSVLLSERTLSYAMAGLTVLVSLVLLGTRARPEHRLLRIMAAAVAGALLANVASHPILSALTRSYMPGTGTALALVLPAALWLLWSLPSPRLWPGMLGAVLMVPVLCLALFLASLIAG, from the coding sequence GTGGCACGACGCGGCGAACGGGAGGTCGACGCGGAGGGTTGGGGCATTCCTGCCGTCCTGACCACCGGCGCCTTCGTCATCCACAACGTCGAGGAACTGACGGGCCTGCCCGCGTGGCTGGCCCGGCTTCCACTGTCGGTCCTGCTGTCCGAACGCACGTTGTCCTATGCCATGGCGGGGCTCACGGTTCTGGTGTCTCTGGTCCTCCTGGGCACGCGTGCCCGCCCCGAGCACAGGCTGCTCCGCATCATGGCGGCCGCCGTTGCCGGAGCGCTCCTCGCGAATGTCGCGAGCCATCCGATCCTGTCCGCGCTCACCCGAAGCTACATGCCCGGCACGGGAACCGCACTCGCGCTGGTCCTGCCTGCGGCGCTCTGGCTCCTTTGGAGCCTCCCGTCGCCGCGTCTCTGGCCCGGTATGTTGGGGGCCGTTCTCATGGTGCCTGTCCTCTGCCTCGCCCTGTTCCTCGCAAGCCTCATCGCCGGCTGA
- the proS gene encoding proline--tRNA ligase: MRLSRYFLPVLKETPSEAQIVSHRLMLRAGMIKQASAGIYEWLPLGFKVLRRLETIIHEEQQRAGHIPMLMPVLQSADLWKESGRYDAYGPEMLRMKDRHDRDMLFSPTAEELFTDVVRSNVTSYKDLPLTIYQIQWKFRDEIRPRFGVMRGREFLMKDGYNFDLTKEDALHAYNRHLVSYLRTYERMGLQAIPMRADSGPIGGDYTHEFLVLAETGESEVFYDSEITDLTFGDREIDFDDRGQCQAVLEEFTSRYARTDETHDEAVFANVPEARRRVARGIEVGQIFYFGTEYSEKLGATVAGPDGEKITLHMGSHGIGVSRLIGALIEANHDDKGIIWPEGVTPFHAGIVNLKQGDAATDAACEGIYKALVKAGLDPLYDDREERAGAKFATMDLIGLPWRITVGPRGLGNGVVELTSRRTGESEELTPDAAVERIKAIYATVL; this comes from the coding sequence ATGCGCCTGTCCCGCTATTTCCTGCCGGTTCTGAAAGAGACGCCCTCCGAAGCGCAGATCGTCTCGCATCGGCTCATGCTGCGGGCCGGCATGATCAAGCAGGCCTCGGCCGGGATCTACGAATGGCTTCCCCTCGGGTTCAAGGTGCTGCGCCGGCTCGAGACCATCATCCATGAGGAACAGCAGCGCGCGGGCCATATCCCGATGCTGATGCCGGTTCTTCAGTCGGCCGACTTGTGGAAGGAATCCGGGCGCTACGATGCCTATGGTCCCGAGATGCTGCGGATGAAGGACCGGCACGATCGCGACATGCTGTTCTCGCCCACGGCGGAAGAGCTGTTCACGGATGTCGTCCGTTCCAACGTCACCTCCTACAAGGACCTGCCGCTCACGATCTACCAGATCCAGTGGAAATTCCGCGACGAGATCCGCCCGCGCTTCGGCGTGATGCGGGGCCGCGAGTTCCTGATGAAGGATGGCTACAACTTCGACCTGACGAAGGAGGACGCCCTTCACGCCTACAACCGGCATCTCGTGAGCTACCTGCGCACCTATGAACGCATGGGGCTTCAGGCGATCCCGATGCGCGCGGATTCGGGGCCCATCGGCGGTGATTATACCCATGAATTCCTCGTCTTGGCCGAAACCGGCGAGAGCGAAGTGTTCTATGACAGTGAGATCACCGATCTGACCTTCGGGGACCGCGAGATCGACTTTGACGACCGTGGCCAGTGTCAGGCCGTGCTCGAGGAATTCACCTCGCGCTATGCCCGAACCGATGAAACCCACGACGAAGCGGTCTTCGCCAATGTGCCCGAGGCGCGCCGTCGCGTGGCGCGTGGGATCGAGGTGGGGCAGATCTTCTATTTCGGGACCGAGTATTCCGAGAAGCTGGGCGCGACGGTCGCGGGACCGGACGGTGAAAAGATCACCCTTCACATGGGATCCCACGGCATCGGCGTGAGCCGCCTCATCGGTGCGCTGATCGAGGCGAACCATGACGACAAGGGCATCATCTGGCCCGAGGGCGTGACCCCCTTCCACGCGGGCATTGTGAACCTCAAACAAGGCGACGCAGCCACGGACGCGGCTTGCGAGGGCATCTACAAGGCGCTCGTGAAGGCGGGTCTCGATCCGCTCTACGACGACCGCGAGGAACGCGCCGGCGCGAAATTCGCCACCATGGACCTCATCGGTCTGCCCTGGCGGATCACGGTGGGCCCGCGCGGGCTTGGTAATGGCGTTGTCGAACTGACTTCGCGCCGCACCGGCGAGAGCGAGGAACTGACCCCCGACGCCGCCGTCGAGCGGATCAAGGCGATCTACGCCACGGTGCTTTGA
- a CDS encoding DUF2937 family protein, whose protein sequence is MFVRLLAFLGGLAGALALSQFPEFSQQYVQRLSGAVDELRAVTLFVDGAAAAAGRTREEALDELQSGNSALIADMGQGLAERVNRYERLRADYDVLRPADPLMRLARFYRIRDPELVQRTWDHYQPAVPVTLDGVITAGIGFIIGWLAIRAVFSVLLWPIRRFA, encoded by the coding sequence ATGTTCGTTCGCCTTCTCGCCTTCCTCGGCGGTCTCGCGGGTGCCTTGGCGCTTTCGCAATTTCCCGAGTTCTCGCAACAATACGTCCAGCGCCTGTCCGGTGCCGTGGACGAGCTTCGCGCGGTCACGCTCTTCGTCGACGGGGCTGCTGCCGCTGCGGGCCGCACGCGAGAAGAGGCGTTGGACGAGCTGCAATCCGGCAATTCCGCCCTGATCGCGGACATGGGGCAGGGGCTGGCCGAACGGGTGAACCGCTATGAGCGATTGCGCGCCGACTATGACGTGCTGCGCCCGGCCGATCCGCTCATGCGCCTCGCGCGGTTCTATCGCATCCGCGACCCGGAGCTTGTGCAGCGGACCTGGGACCATTATCAACCCGCCGTGCCGGTCACCCTGGATGGCGTCATCACGGCGGGGATCGGATTCATTATCGGCTGGCTGGCCATTCGTGCGGTGTTCTCCGTGCTCTTGTGGCCGATCCGCCGTTTCGCGTGA
- a CDS encoding PaaI family thioesterase, translated as MTPETAHQILDDMFAPWVRALDLRIDSLCCSGATLSMPVTPEIARVGGIVSGQAIAALADTAMVFACAGHFKEFKPVATTNLDLQFLRPGAGERISCRALVVRAGSKVVFTRAEIVAKPSEKDVATATATYMVP; from the coding sequence ATGACACCCGAAACCGCGCATCAGATCCTGGACGACATGTTTGCCCCTTGGGTTCGCGCACTCGACCTCAGGATCGACAGCCTGTGCTGTTCCGGTGCGACGCTGTCCATGCCGGTCACCCCGGAGATCGCGCGTGTCGGCGGGATCGTGTCGGGTCAGGCGATCGCGGCTTTGGCCGACACGGCGATGGTCTTTGCCTGCGCGGGCCACTTCAAGGAGTTCAAACCCGTGGCCACGACCAACCTCGATCTGCAGTTCCTGCGCCCCGGCGCGGGCGAGCGGATTTCCTGCCGAGCGCTCGTGGTGCGCGCCGGGTCCAAAGTGGTTTTCACCCGGGCCGAGATCGTCGCCAAGCCGTCGGAGAAAGACGTGGCGACGGCGACCGCAACCTATATGGTGCCCTGA
- a CDS encoding DMT family transporter, translating into MSGNGGYALTMLLAGMGIPILAALNAALGQKIGNPFATGVVLFGVALIVGIVAALVTGPGALSRLGEAPKHLFTAGLFVAFYVLSITFVAPRFGVGNAVFFVLLGQLVSAAVIDHFGLFGARLSPLSLSRTVGIAVMAVGVWIAQRA; encoded by the coding sequence ATGTCCGGAAATGGTGGCTACGCGCTTACGATGCTGCTCGCAGGCATGGGGATTCCCATCCTCGCGGCTCTGAACGCGGCCCTTGGCCAGAAGATCGGCAACCCTTTCGCCACCGGCGTCGTCCTCTTTGGCGTGGCGCTGATCGTCGGGATCGTGGCGGCCCTGGTGACGGGCCCCGGTGCGCTGTCCCGGCTGGGCGAGGCGCCGAAGCACCTGTTCACCGCCGGGCTCTTCGTGGCGTTCTATGTGCTGTCGATTACCTTCGTCGCGCCGCGCTTCGGCGTCGGCAACGCGGTCTTCTTCGTGCTGCTGGGCCAGCTGGTTTCTGCCGCGGTCATCGACCATTTCGGGCTCTTCGGCGCACGGCTGTCACCGCTGAGCCTGTCGCGAACGGTCGGAATCGCCGTCATGGCCGTCGGCGTCTGGATCGCGCAGCGGGCCTAG